In Legionellales bacterium, the genomic window AAGCGTTTACTTCTTAAAATAGGAAGGCACAGGGTTTAAGCCGGCATTTCGCGCAATAAACTTTTAATTTGATTGGAGCTTAAGCGGTCTTGGTCGCTTTTGGCGAGGGTGCGCGAGGTATAGGGGCCAGCCCACACGCGATACCAGGTTTTGCCATTGTTTTGTGTGGGATCAATGCGCACGCTAAATCCGAGTAAAGATAATTGAGCTTTTAAGTGATCGGCATCTTGCTCCGATTGAAACGCCGCGATTTGTAAAATGTAGCGATTATTGGTGTCTGTTTTCGTGGGTGTGTTGGTATTATTGGTGGCAACTGCAGTGGGCGCAGGCGATGTGTTTTGAGGTGTAGGGGCTGTTGCCGGTGATGGCGTTGCGGGAGGTGTTGGCTTGGGTAGAGAAGTGTTGGTCGTTGCCGTTTTTTCCGCCAGGGATTGTTGATAATGCGGAGTTAAAGGTACTTGCTGCTTCGGCAATAAAGTATAAAAATCGAATTTAGGCTGTGGTGGTGTGGTGGGTTGTGGAGGTTTTACAGCTGCTACCTTAATGGGGGCAGGCTCTGCATGCGTGCGATGCAGTAATTGTTGAATATACTGTTGCAAGCGCGGATTGTGTTGATAAAAATAAAATCCGCTGGTGGCACAAAATCCCAGTAATAATCCCACGAATAACCATTTAAAAGGACTGGTGGCAGAGGTATGTGAATGCCTAGCCGAACCTCGAGGGTTGCCATGTTTCCGCGCGCGCGCAGAGGAAGATGAATATTTCGCATAATCTTTTGGCATTTACATTACTTCAAGTGCTGCAATTCCGAGTAATTTTAATCCATTTTTGAGAACTTGTTGAGTGGCTATGGCCAAGCACAGTCTCGCATTTCTCAAATCCGTATCATCCACAATGATTTTATGAGCATTGTAATAAGTATGGAAGTCGTTGGCTAGATCACGTAAGTAATGAGCGACTAAATGCGGATCATACTGATGACCGGCGTTATAAACAATTTCTGGAAATCGACTTAAATTACGCATCAATGCTTTTTCATGTTCGGTATTCAAGCGGGTTAATTGCGCTAAACCAGCAGTTTTATCCCAGTGAAGTTCTTGTTTATTTAATTCGCGTTGCACACTTGCCACGCGCGCATGCGCGTATTGGATATAGTAAATAGGATTATCGTTAGAATGCGATTTCGCTAAATCCAAATCAAAATCCAAATGTTGTTCATTTTTACGTAAGATATAAAAAAAGCGTGCGGCATCGTTCCCGACTTCTTCACGCAATTCGCGCAATGTTACGTAAGAAGCGCTTCTTGTCGACATTTGCACTTTTTTCTGTTGACGATATAACGTGACAAATTGTACCAGCGAGACGTTTAAGCATTCAGGATTTCCCCGCAATGCAGTCATGATGGCGCGCACACGTGGATAATAACCGTGATGGTCGGCGCCTAAAATATCTAAAATCAATTCATTGCCACGTTCTAATTTATTTAAATGATAAGCAACGTCTGAAGCAAAATAGGTGGTGATGCCATTAGCACGAATGAGCACGCGATCTTTTTCATCGCCAAAATCGGTGGAACGAAACCATAATGCCCCTGCTTTTTCATAGGTTAAACCCTTGGCTTTGAGGGTTTCAATGCCATGTTGAAGCGCACCAGAATCTAATAAACTGCGTTCGGAAAACCATTCATCGAAATGAACATTAAATTCGCTGAGATCATCGCGAATATCGGCTAATATTTCAGTTAAAACCAGGTTTAATACCTTGAGAAATTGTTTTTCACCTAATAATTTTTTGGCATTGGCAATTAAGCCATCAATATGTTTTTCTTTATCGCCACTGTCATCGTCTTGTAGATCTTGAGGCACATCGCGATAGAGTTCCTCTAAATTGATCACATAATTTTCAGGGAAATCATCCAATGCGTTGGCAATGGTTTTGATATAGTCGCCCTGATAGCCATTGCGAGGAAAATTCACCGTCTGCCCTTTGATTTCTTGATAGCGTAGCAAGGTGCTAATGGCTAATATCGACATTTGCCTTCCGGCATCGTTAACATAATATTCACGGTGAACGTGAAAGCCATTGGCTACTAATAAATTGGCAACACAATCTCCATAGGCTGCTTGACGACCATGCCCCACATGCAATGGACCAGTGGGATTGGAGGACACATATTCCACGTGAATGCGTTTATGCTCGCCACTCAGATTATTTCCAAACTCATCGCCTTGCTGCAAAATCGTTTGAATAATATGACTAGCGGATTGCGCGTTTAAATGAAAATTAATAAACCCGGGTCCTGCTAATTCGATTTTTTTTAATAATGGAGACTCTGCCATTTCTTGAATGATTTTTTCGGCCAGTGCTTTGGGTGGCACATTGGCTATTTTGGCTAACACCAAGGCGCAATTGGTGGCAAAATCGCCGTGCTCAGGATTACGAGTATGAGTAAGTTGTGGATTCAAAGAACACTCTTGAGGAAGAATGCCTTGGTGTTGTAAATTGCCTAATGCTTGCAGCAATAACTCTTCTAATTGTGTTTTCATTGTCTTCAATAAAATGGATTTATCATGCAAGTGAGAGTAGCGAGAATACATGAACTCGTCAACTTATTCGTGATCGTCTGGTTCCATTCTAGGATTAAGCGGAGCTTCGTAAACTAAACCGCCGACATCTTTAGGATGCGCTAAATACCAGGGTGATTGGGTAATCAGCGCTTTCGCATTGGCATATCCGGCTTCCATGTGATCGCTTATCGCGTGACTAGAAAAATTATAATCTTTGGAAAAGCGATCGGTGTCTTTGGCGGCATAAACTAAATGCGCGACGTGTAACGTTTTTGGATTACCTTTATTTAAGATTTTTTGAATTTCAGGATCGTCATGTTGTTCTGGCGTTAATTTTTCACCGAGACGCGCAATGGCACGCCGCAAATTTTGTTTATCGGTAAATAATTTCAACATCCGTCGCGATTGGCCAGAATAAGAAATGTCCTTATGACGTTCTAATATTTCATCCATATTGGTGGGGAGCTTGCCAATGCCACTGAATAAATCGACCATAAAACATAGGGTATCTAATTTGGTTTTACTGTCGAGAATAATGCTTAATGGTGTATTAGAAAAAATACCACCATCCCAATACCGATCTTTACCAACAATCACTGCTGGAAAGCCAGGAGGTAATGCACAACTCGCCATGATGTGTTCGGGATAGATATCGTATTTTTTATTATTAAAATAAATTAAACGTCCAGTTTTAATATTAACAGCCCCGATGCTTAATTTAATTTTAGCTTGGTTTAATAAATCGAAATCAATTAATTCGTAAAGAGTTTGGCGGAGCGGTGAAAAATCGTAATAACTTAATTCTTCGGGTTTGGTGGAATATGACCACCAGGGATTCACCGTGCGCGGCGAGAAAAAATCGGGTTGGCCAAATAACAAGGCTTGTTGTGCTGAAAAAATATTATAATAATTACGAAAAATGGAATTATCGGGCGGCAGAAAAACATGTTGATGAGCAATGCGGCGCCAAAATTCTTGCAGTTTGTTAAGCCGTTGCTCGGGCGGATTTCCCGCAATAATCGCACCATTGATTGAGCCAATCGAAATGCCGGCAATCCAATCGGGTTGATAATCGGCCTCAGTTAAGGCTTGATACACACCCACTTGATAAGCGCCAAGCGCACCGCCGCCTTGAAAAACGTAAGCAACGCGCTCAAACGCTGTTGTGCAAAGATGACTGTTTGAATACATGAAATAATCTTTTGTTGCCCCGCCACAGAGTTCCATTGTGACAAAATTTGGAGGAAAAGCAAGGTGGTGGGTGCCGTGATTTACCTAAGCTTGGTATTCAACGCACGTTTTGCTAGCATCAGCACATGAAAAATACACCACCGTTCACCATTACGCCTGCCATATTACGTTTATAAAAAGCGAAAGGTATCAATG contains:
- a CDS encoding patatin-like phospholipase family protein, translating into MYSNSHLCTTAFERVAYVFQGGGALGAYQVGVYQALTEADYQPDWIAGISIGSINGAIIAGNPPEQRLNKLQEFWRRIAHQHVFLPPDNSIFRNYYNIFSAQQALLFGQPDFFSPRTVNPWWSYSTKPEELSYYDFSPLRQTLYELIDFDLLNQAKIKLSIGAVNIKTGRLIYFNNKKYDIYPEHIMASCALPPGFPAVIVGKDRYWDGGIFSNTPLSIILDSKTKLDTLCFMVDLFSGIGKLPTNMDEILERHKDISYSGQSRRMLKLFTDKQNLRRAIARLGEKLTPEQHDDPEIQKILNKGNPKTLHVAHLVYAAKDTDRFSKDYNFSSHAISDHMEAGYANAKALITQSPWYLAHPKDVGGLVYEAPLNPRMEPDDHE
- a CDS encoding arginine--tRNA ligase — protein: MKTQLEELLLQALGNLQHQGILPQECSLNPQLTHTRNPEHGDFATNCALVLAKIANVPPKALAEKIIQEMAESPLLKKIELAGPGFINFHLNAQSASHIIQTILQQGDEFGNNLSGEHKRIHVEYVSSNPTGPLHVGHGRQAAYGDCVANLLVANGFHVHREYYVNDAGRQMSILAISTLLRYQEIKGQTVNFPRNGYQGDYIKTIANALDDFPENYVINLEELYRDVPQDLQDDDSGDKEKHIDGLIANAKKLLGEKQFLKVLNLVLTEILADIRDDLSEFNVHFDEWFSERSLLDSGALQHGIETLKAKGLTYEKAGALWFRSTDFGDEKDRVLIRANGITTYFASDVAYHLNKLERGNELILDILGADHHGYYPRVRAIMTALRGNPECLNVSLVQFVTLYRQQKKVQMSTRSASYVTLRELREEVGNDAARFFYILRKNEQHLDFDLDLAKSHSNDNPIYYIQYAHARVASVQRELNKQELHWDKTAGLAQLTRLNTEHEKALMRNLSRFPEIVYNAGHQYDPHLVAHYLRDLANDFHTYYNAHKIIVDDTDLRNARLCLAIATQQVLKNGLKLLGIAALEVM
- a CDS encoding SPOR domain-containing protein codes for the protein MPKDYAKYSSSSARARKHGNPRGSARHSHTSATSPFKWLFVGLLLGFCATSGFYFYQHNPRLQQYIQQLLHRTHAEPAPIKVAAVKPPQPTTPPQPKFDFYTLLPKQQVPLTPHYQQSLAEKTATTNTSLPKPTPPATPSPATAPTPQNTSPAPTAVATNNTNTPTKTDTNNRYILQIAAFQSEQDADHLKAQLSLLGFSVRIDPTQNNGKTWYRVWAGPYTSRTLAKSDQDRLSSNQIKSLLREMPA